One part of the Ranitomeya imitator isolate aRanImi1 chromosome 10, aRanImi1.pri, whole genome shotgun sequence genome encodes these proteins:
- the LOC138650920 gene encoding formyl peptide receptor 2-like isoform X1 — protein sequence MDNEDDNLTTSNITLNYGWSLDEYLKELHYHVYVLQTIAITLYSIVFALGIIGNGLVIWIAGFRMKNTISAVWFLNLAIADFLCCASLPLRIAEWAAVFSYDLDFAYCILNMFLFTVNMSASVLLLTAMSIDRWVSVMWPLWAKVHRTSKLVRIIAAIIWVLSLILSGLVYNVYRYHVGDVGEWCVNYYYAHPYNPEIYLNIQLIRLVIMFSIPFVIIITTYVTIFYKLRKSKRSQRSQRSSRIITAVILCFFVCWFPYYMWPLISRYYEYSLLVNIVHTIITMLAYLNSCINPIIYAFMVRDFQQGFFRSIPSRLERALGDHPNIPDRQQNNI from the exons ATGGACAATGAGGATGATAATCTGACAACATCTAATATAACTCTGAATTATGGCTG GTCATTGGACGAATACTTAAAGGAGCTTCATTATCATGTGTACGTTTTACAGACAATTGCAATTACATTATACAGTATTGTTTTTGCTCTCGGGATCATCGGTAATGGATTAGTCATCTGGATTGCTGGATTCAGGATGAAGAACACAATCAGTGCCGTGTGGTTCCTCAACCTGGCCATCGCGGACTTCCTGTGCTGTGCCTCTCTTCCTCTGCGAATTGCTGAGTGGGCTGCAGTTTTCTCATATGACTTAGATTTTGCATATTGCATATTGAACATGTTTCTGTTTACTGTAAACATGAGCGCCAGTGTTCTCCTCCTGACGGCCATGAGTATTGACCGCTGGGTCTCCGTCATGTGGCCATTATGGGCTAAAGTTCACAGAACTTCTAAACTGGTGAGAATCATTGCAGCCATCATTTGGGTCTTGAGCTTAATATTATCAGGTTTAGTATATAACGTATATAGATACCATGTAGGTGATGTAGGAGAATGGTGCGTAAATTATTATTATGCACATCCTTACAACCCTGAGATATATCTGAACATTCAGCTGATCAGATTAGTTATTATGTTTTCCATCCCTTTTGTGATCATCATCACCACTTATGTCACCATTTTCTACAAACTTAGAAAAAGTAAGAGATCACAAAGATCTCAGAGATCCTCCAGGATCATCACTGCTGTTATATTGTGTTTCTTCGTCTGCTGGTTTCCATATTACATGTGGCCACTAATATCTAGATATTATGAATATAGCCTTCTAGTCAATATTGTACACACTATTATTACCATGCTGGCTTACCTCAATAGTTGCATCAATCCAATCATTTATGCTTTCATGGTACGAGATTTCCAACAAGGTTTCTTCAGATCCATCCCCTCCAGACTCGAAAGAGCCTTAGGTGACCATCCTAATATTCCAGACAGGCAACAAAATAATATATGA
- the LOC138650920 gene encoding protein BTG3-like isoform X2, whose amino-acid sequence MAANNLIPVSMRPELLAGVDYVKSVGNRLEILDSTTYKTFGETLATVLCRRFTGHWYPENPIKGQAYRCIRVNTQYRDDSILEACALTHIGFRDLALPKEFTLWIDPFEVSCRLGEENSPYTVASFDPRAPRGEEVSIEEDQEQPSSSSMVDFAIQVPEDIGEAWTLSSSSSSSSSPTFSEDDDSGIDEDPSPPVEQIQRNTGPDQASPVLFRTWAPLWYPAWRVRLFNDPTSNHRPWF is encoded by the exons ATGGCTGCAAATAATTTAATTCCAGTGTCCATGAGACCAGAACTGTTGGCCGGAGTGGACTATGTGAAATCTGTGGGCAACAGATTAGAAATATTGGATTCCACCACATATAAAACATTTGGGGAAACCTTGGCCACAGTTCTGTGTAGGAGATTCACTGGGCACTGGTATCCGGAGAACCCAATCAAAGGACAAGCCTATAG ATGTATCAGAGTCAACACTCAATACCGAGATGACAGCATTCTAGAGGCTTGTGCCCTTACACATATAGGATTTCGAGACCTTGCCCTGCCCAAGGAATTTACCTTGTGGATTGATCCCTTTGAGGTATCTTGCCG GTTAGGGGAAGAAAATTCCCCCTACACTGTGGCCAGCTTCGATCCAAGAGCCCCTCGAGGTGAAGAGGTTTCCATAGAAGAGGATCAAGAACAACCTTCCTCTTCGTCTATGGTTGACTTCGCCATACAAGTCCCTGAGGACATTGGAGAAGCATGGaccttatcatcatcatcatcatcatcatcatctccaaCATTCAGTGAAGATGATGATAGTGGAATTGATGAAGATCCCAGTCCTCCGGTGGAGCAAATACAGAGGAACACAGGACCAGATCAA GCCTCTCCTGTTCTTTTTAGAACATGGGCTCCGCTCTGGTATCCAGCATGGAGGGTTCGTCTTTTTAACGACCCCACCTCGAATCATCGGCCGTGGTTTTAG
- the LOC138650877 gene encoding uncharacterized protein: MGFPVGLCVSPAKPVASGGQKDKGGSSENHTDRSVLAPKGLVLLAQDHVGGRPLGTARHPGPTSSRSDQPSTSEGSTFDGLVFERSLLKNRGFSPNLIDTLMKSRKLITTKIYSRTWRKFLASSNFNIEEGLPINQILEFLQRGLELNLSTSTLKVQVSALGALFSCNIAGNYWVSRFIKAASRSRPIHRNRSMPWDLNLVLSALTKEPFEPLHSASLKLLSLKTAFLVAITSARRVGDIQALSRLSPYTEFLQDRVVLRPDPAYLPKVASEFHRSQEIVLPSFLPNPSNSKEELLHTLDVRRCLLEYISVTDAWKREEALFLSFQGPRKGLRVSKYTLAKWIREAISLAYTAGGGPAPQNLRAHSTRAMAASWAERSGVSIDQICKAATWSSPSTFFKHYRLDLGFSSDLTFGLRVLQAIVPP; this comes from the coding sequence atgggatttccggttggcttatgcgtttcccccgctaaacctgttgcctctggtggtcagaaagataagggaggatcaagcgagaatcatactgatcgctccgttctggccccgaagggcttggttctcctggctcaggaccatgtcggtggaagacccctgggtactgccagacatcccggacctacttcatcaaggtccgatcaaccatccacaagtgaagggtctacatttgacggcttggtctttgaaaggtcactgttaaaaaacagaggattttctccaaatctcattgatacccttatgaagagtagaaaactcataacaactaagatctactctagaacttggaggaagtttctggcctcttcaaattttaatatcgaagagggtttaccaattaaccagattctagaattcctgcagagagggctagagctaaatctatccacgagtacgctaaaagtacaagtctcagccctaggggccttattttcttgcaacattgctggtaattattgggtatcaaggttcatcaaagcagctagtagatccagacctatacacaggaataggtcaatgccttgggatcttaacctagtcctctcagccttgactaaagaaccgtttgagcctttacattcagcctcacttaaattactatccctcaaaacagcatttttggtggcaattacatctgctcgtagggtaggagacatacaggctctttctaggctgtccccctatacagagtttctacaggacagagtagtcctcagaccagatccagcttacttaccaaaagtggcctcagaatttcatagatctcaggagatagttctaccatcatttctccctaatccttctaattccaaagaggagttactccatacgttagatgttaggagatgtctcttagaatatatatcagtcactgatgcttggaagagagaggaggcgttgtttctatctttccaaggtcccaggaaaggtcttagagtgtcgaagtacacgctagcgaagtggattagggaggctatctctctggcttatactgcaggtggaggtccagctccgcagaatctgagggcacattccactcgggccatggctgcatcctgggctgagagatctggagtttccatcgaccagatatgtaaggcagctacgtggtcatccccttccacctttttcaagcactataggttggacttggggttctcttctgatctcaccttcgggttaagggtgctacaggctatagtccctccctaa